The following coding sequences lie in one Rutidosis leptorrhynchoides isolate AG116_Rl617_1_P2 chromosome 6, CSIRO_AGI_Rlap_v1, whole genome shotgun sequence genomic window:
- the LOC139851820 gene encoding dihydroxy-acid dehydratase, chloroplastic-like, protein MQASLITPTVHHTTSFRPQLPTTVKPYKFSVRAAAAAAETVSPPPAQTVKLNKYSSRITEPKSQGASQAVLYGVGLSDEDLKKPQIGISSVWYEGNTCNMHLLKLGEAVKQGVEEAGMIGFRFNTIGVSDAISMGTRGMCYSLQSRDLIADSIETVMSAQWYDANISIPGCDKNMPGTIMAMGRLNRPSIMIYGGTIKPGHFQGHTYDIVSAFQAYGEYVSGSISDKQRTDVLKNSCPGAGACGGMYTANTMASAIEAMGMSIPYSSSTPAEDPLKLDECRLAGKYILELLKMDLRPKDIITYKSLRNAMVTVMALGGSTNAVLHLIAIARSVGLNLSLDDFQKVSDEVPFLADLKPSGKYVMEDVHKIGGTPAVLRYLLELGYLDGDCITVTGKTLAENAILFPSLSEGQQIIRPPTNPIKETGHIQILYGNLAPDGSVAKITGKEGLYFSGPALVFEGEESMIAAISEDPMSFKGKVVVIRGEGPKGGPGMPEMLTPTSAIMGAGLGKEVALLTDGRFSGGSHGYVVGHICPEAQEGGPIGLVENGDVITIDISKRRMDVQLTDRELDERRKTWTAPAYKAERGVLYKYIKNVQSASKGCVTDES, encoded by the exons ATGCAAGCTTCTTTAATCACCCCAACTGTCCACCACACCACATCTTTCCGACCCCAACTTCCGACCACCGTTAAACCCTACAAATTCTCAGTCCGAGCCGCCGCCGCCGCAGCGGAAACAGTGTCGCCGCCGCCGGCACAAACAGTGAAACTGAACAAATACAGTTCAAGAATCACGGAACCCAAGTCACAGGGTGCGTCACAAGCCGTTCTTTATGGAGTGGGTTTATCAGATGAAGATTTAAAGAAACCGCAAATTGGGATATCATCAGTATGGTATGAAGGGAATACATGTAATATGCATTTATTGAAACTTGGTGAAGCTGTAAAACAAGGGGTTGAAGAAGCTGGAATGATTGGTTTTAGGTTTAATACAATTGGGGTTAGTGATGCAATTTCAATGGGGACTAGAGGTATGTGTTATAGTCTTCAATCGAGGGATTTGATTGCTGATAGTATTGAAACTGTTATGTCTGCTCAATGGTATGATGCTAATATCTCCATTCCTGGATGTGATAAAAat ATGCCAGGTACGATTATGGCGATGGGGCGCTTGAATCGGCCAAGTATAATGATCTATGGTGGAACTATTAAG CCTGGTCACTTTCAAGGCCATACGTACGACATAGTATCTGCATTCCAG GCTTATGGAGAATATGTAAGTGGGTCCATAAGCGATAAACAAAGAACAGATGTACTTAAGAATTCATGTCCGGGTGCTGGAGCTTGCGGCGGCATGTATACCGCAAATACGATGGCTTCTGCTATCGAGGCAATGGGAATGTCTATTCCTTACAG CTCGTCTACACCTGCTGAAGATCCACTGAAGTTGGATGAGTGTCGCTTAGCTGGAAAGTATATTCTTGAATTATTAAAGATGGATTTGAGACCGAAAGACATAATCACTTACAAATCGTTGCGTAATGCAATGGTTACTGTCATGGCTCTAGGCGGATCGACCAATGCTGTATTACACTTGATTGCCATTGCGAG GTCAGTTGGTTTGAACTTGAGTCTTGATGATTTCCAGAAGGTTAGCGATGAAGTTCCGTTTCTTGCGGATCTTAAGCCTAGTGGAAAATACGTCATGGAGGATGTACATAAG ATTGGAGGAACACCTGCAGTCCTTCGTTACCTTTTGGAGCTGGGTTATTTAGATGGAGATTGTATTACAG TCACAGGGAAGACTTTGGCAGAAAACGCAATACTTTTTCCTTCGTTATCTGAAGGACAG CAAATAATAAGACCGCCAACAAATCCCATAAAGGAAACGGGTCACATTCAAATATTATATGGAAATCTTGCACCCGATGGTTCCGTGGCGAAGATCACAGGAAAAGAAGGGTTGTATTTCTCGG GTCCAGCACTTGTATTTGAGGGTGAGGAATCCATGATTGCAGCCATCTCTGAAGACCCGATGAGTTTTAAG GGGAAGGTAGTTGTTATAAGAGGAGAAGGTCCTAAAGGGGGCCCGGGTATGCCCGAAATGCTGACTCCAACAAGTGCGATTATGGGAGCCGGTCTCGGAAAG GAAGTTGCATTGTTAACAGATGGAAGATTTTCAGGCGGTTCGCATGGATATGTTGTTGGACACATTTGCCCTGAAGCACAG GAAGGTGGTCCAATCGGTCTAGTCGAAAATGGAGACGTGATAACGATAGACATCAGCAAAAGGCGAATGGACGTTCAGCTAACCGACAGAGAGTTAGACGAACGACGCAAAACATGGACAGCTCCTGCATACAAGGCTGAAAGAGGGGTCCTTTACAAG TACATCAAGAACGTACAGTCAGCTTCAAAAGGATGTGTAACGGATGAATCGTAG
- the LOC139851627 gene encoding 3-ketoacyl-CoA thiolase 2, peroxisomal-like — protein MEKAIERQRVLLEHLRPSSTSSSLENLDSSISASVCAAGDSAAYQRSSVFGDDVVIVAAYRSPLCKSKRGGLKDTYPDDILAPVLKALIEKTNLNPAEVGDIVVGSVLGAGSQRASECRMAAFYAGFPDTVPVRTVNRQCSSGLQAVADVAAAIKAGFYEIGIGAGLESMTSNPMAWEGSVNPKVKTMAQARDCLLPMGITSENVAEKFSVTRQEQDQAAVESHRKAAAATAAGKFKDEIIPIKTKLVDPKTGDETPVTISVDDGIRPGTTLADLAKLKPVFKKDGSTTAGTSSQVSDGAGAVLLMKRSLALKKGLPILGVFRTFAAVGVPPAIMGIGPAVAIPAAVKAAGLQVDDIDLFEINEAFASQFLYCQKKLEIDPQKINVNGGAMAIGHPLGATGARCVATLLHEMKRRGRDCRFGVVSMCIGTGMGAAAVFERGDSCDEICYAK, from the exons ATGGAGAAAGCAATTGAGAGACAAAGAGTTCTTCTAGAGCACCTTCGTCCATCTTCAACTTCTTCATCTTTAgaaaacctcgattcttcaatctcC GCATCAGTTTGTGCAGCTGGCGATAGTGCTGCTTATCAGAGGAGTTCTGTTTTTGGTGATGATGTAGTCATTGTAGC TGCCTACCGATCTCCCCTTTGCAAATCAAAGAGGGGTGGACTTAAGGACACCTATCCTGATGATATACTTGCACCAGTTTTGAAG GCATTAATCGAGAAAACAAATCTAAATCCGGCCGAAGTTGGAGATATCGTTGTTGGATCAGTCTTGGGAGCAGGGTCCCAAAGAGCAAGTGAATGTAGGATGGCTGCTTTCTATGCTGGATTTCCTG ATACTGTGCCAGTTAGGACTGTTAACAGACAGTGTTCCTCAGGTCTTCAGGCAGTAGCTGATGTAGCTGCAGCTATTAAAGCTGGATTCTATGAGATTG GTATTGGTGCTGGATTGGAGTCTATGACCTCAAATCCTATGGCTTGGGAAGGATCAGTTAACCCAAAA GTGAAAACAATGGCACAAGCTCGGGATTGTCTTCTTCCTATGGGGATTACGTCAGAAAATGTTGCAGAGAAATTCAGTGTAACGAGACAGGAACAAGATCAGGCTGCA GTTGAGTCCCATAGAAAAGCTGCTGCTGCAACTGCTGCTGGAAAATTTAAGGACGAGATTATTCCAATTAAAACTAAG CTCGTTGACCCAAAAACTGGAGATGAAACACCTGTTACAATTTCTGTTGATGATGGCATCCGCCCGGGAACAACTTTGGCAGATCTTGCAAAACTGAAACCTGTATTCAAGAAAGATGGCTCAACAACTGCCG GAACTTCCAGCCAGGTAAGTGACGGTGCTGGAGCTGTCCTACTGATGAAGAGAAGTCTTGCTTTAAAGAAAGGATTACCTATTCTTGGTGTATTCAG GACTTTTGCTGCTGTTGGTGTACCCCCAGCAATTATGGGCATCGGCCCTGCTGTTGCAATTCCAGCTGCTGTCAAGGCTGCCGGCCTTCAAGTGGACGACATTGATCTATTTGAGATTAATGAG GCATTTGCATCACAATTTCTATATTGCCAAAAGAAGCTTGAAATTGATCCACAAAAAATTAATGTCAATGGAGGTGCAATGGCCATTGGTCATCCTTTGGGCGCAACAG GAGCCCGGTGTGTAGCAACGCTCCTACATGAGATGAAACGTCGTGGCAGAGACTGCCGATTTGGTGTTGTGTCCATGTGCATTG GGACGGGGATGGGTGCAGCTGCTGTTTTTGAGAGAGGCGACTCTTGTGATGAGATCTGCTACGCCAAGTAG